The stretch of DNA CATTGACCACTCAGATGAAGTCCGTTGGCGAAGTCATGGCCATCGGCAGAACGATGAAAGAGTCATTGCAGAAGGCTATGCGGTCATTGGAGATTGATTCCTATGGTTTTGATGAGCAGCTGCCAGCTGAAGCTTATGATAATCCTGCTGATGACATACTTGCTCTGGTGGAGGAAAAGCTGCGAGTTCCCGGCGCTGATCGATTCTGGTATATCGGTGATGCCCTGCGTTTGGGCTTGCCCCTTGAAAAGGTTACGGAACTGACAGGTATAGATCCCTGGTTTATTCACCATATCAAGCAAATTATAGATTTCGAGTCGAAGATTAGGGCTGGAGACTTGGCAGCGCTGGATACTGAAACTCTTAAACAGGCCAAGGAAATGGGTTTTGCCGACCAGCGGCTGGCGGAACTTCTGTCTGTCAACGAGCAGGATATTTCTGATCTGCGGCATAAGAACTATATAGTTCCTGTTTATAAGCGTGTTGATACCTGTGCCGCCGAGTTTGAAGCCTTTACTCCCTATCTCTACTCCACCTATGAGCGGGAGGATGAATCTTTTCCCACTGAAGAGCGTAAAGTCATTATTCTGGGTGGTGGTCCTAACCGTATCGGTCAAGGAATAGAATTTGACTATTGCTGTGTTCACTGTTCCTTTGCCCTGCAGCGTGAAGGCTTTGAAACCATAATGGTTAATTGCAATCCGGAAACGGTCAGTACTGACTATGACACCTCGGATCGGCTTTACTTTGAACCACTGACCCATGAAGATGTCATGCAGATTGTGAAAACGGAACAGCCATTTGGGGTCATTGTTCAGTTTGGCGGCCAGACACCGCTTAAACTGGCGGCATCACTTGAACAGGCCGGGGTTCCTATTCTCGGAACTTCACCTGACAGTATTGATCGGGCGGAAGATCGACAGCGCTTTAAAGAACTTCTGGATATGCTGGAACTCAGGCAGCCGGAAAACGGCACGGCGATTTCGGTGGATGATGCTACCCGAATTGCCGATACCATTGGTTATCCGGTGCTTGTGCGTCCATCCTATGTTCTTGGTGGCCGGGGAATGGAAATTGTTTATGACCAGGATAATTTACAGCGGTATATGCGAGAAGCCGTCAAGGTATCTTTTGACCATCCGATGCTGATCGATAAATTTCTCCATGATGCCGTGGAAGTGGATGTTGACGCGGTTTGCGATGGTCAGACGGTTATTGTCGGTGGGATCATGGAACATATAGAACGGGCCGGGGTTCATTCAGGCGATTCGGCTTGTTCCCTGCCTCCCTATACTCTTGATGATTCCGTTATCCGAAAGATCGCTCGTCAAACCCGGGCGATGGCCCTTGAACTTCAGGTTTGTGGTTTAATGAATGTGCAGTTTGCCGTTCAGGGTGAAAATATTTTTATCCTGGAAGTCAATCCCAGGGCTTCCCGAACGGTGCCCTTTGTCAGCAAGGCCGTGGGGTTACCTCTTGCCGATCTGGCAGTTCAGGTCATGGTGGGAAAAACCCTGGCGGAAATAGGAGTAGAGGAAAGGTTGCAGCCTCCGTGGGTATCAGTCAAGGAAGCAGTCTTTCCTTTCCTTAAATTTCCCGGGGTGGATACCATGTTAGGACCAGAAATGAAATCTACCGGTGAAGTCATGGGAATTGATGAGCGATTTCCGGCCGCCTTTGCCAAAGCTCAGGATGCCGCCGGCGCTCCTCTGCCGATGAACGGATGTGCTTTTTTAAGTGTTCACCAAAAAAACGGGATTGAACAGGTTGCCAGGGATCTTTTGGCCAGTGGTTATACAATTAAAGCGACCGCGGGAACATCCGCGTTTCTTGACCACCATGGTTTGGCCAATACCCTGGTAAAAAAGAAAAAGGAAGGCCGTCCTAATATTTTAGATTTTCTGGTTAACGGTGAAATTGATTTGGTTGTCAATACTCCCGGAGACAGTCGTGCCCGGGAAGATTCTCTTTATATCCGTCGTACAGCTCTGGATCGGGGGGTTGCATATTTTACTACCATGTCCGGAGCCTGGGCCGCAGCCCAGGCGATTAAGGTTATTCATGATGAAGAATTAACAATTAAGGCCCTGCAGGATTACCATTGATTGCTGTATGTGTAGAACATAATTTCCATGTTGGAGAAAATATATGAAACCAAGTGAAAAAGTCCCGATGACAAAAAATGGTCATATCAAATTGAAAGCGGAGCTACACCGGTTGAAAACCGTCACCCGGCATGAAGTTATTCATGCTATTGCTGAGGCCCGGGCTCATGGTGACCTGAGTGAGAATGCCGAATATGATGCAGCCAAGGAAAAACAGGCCTTTGTTGAAGGGCGCATCAATATGCTCGAAGATCATCTGGGGCGGGCGGAAGTTATTGATCCGTCGAAGATATTCGGAACTGACCGGGTGGTGTTCGGGGTTACTGTCTGTTTGTCGGATGAGGAAAGCGGGGAAGAAATCAGTTATCAGCTTGTGGGTGAGGACGAAGCGGATATTGATCATGGTAAAATATCTATCTCAGCCCCCATTGCCAGGGCGTTAATAGGCAAACAATTAGATGATGAGATAAAGGTTAACACCCCGGGAGGGATAAAGATATTTACCGTTATGGATATAACCGTCGAATGATATTTTTCTGTGCAGGCTGAACTTCAAAAACTGAAACTGACCATTGCCTATGATGGTAGTGCCTATCATGGCTGGCAGATTCAACCTAATGGTATAACCATCCAGGAAACACTGCAGCAGGTTTTAGCGACCATGACCGGTGAATCGCTTACGGTTTATGGTTCCGGGCGAACCGATGCCGGTGTTCATGCCTGGGGTCAGGTTGCCCATATCAAGACCGGAACTACGATTCCCTTGAACGGTTTGTGGCGTGGATTAAATGCCTTGTTGCCCGATGATATTGTTATCCGCTCTGTTGAAGCAATGGCGGATGATTTTCATGCCCGTAAATCTGCCAAAGCCAAAACCTACCTTTATTGTCTTGATAATGGCTCACAACCAAATCCACTGACGCGTCTTTATTCCTGGCATATACGAAAGACCCTGGATATAGCCGCTATTTCCAGGGCTGCCGATTTGCTCCAGGGAGCCCATGACTTTCTCTCGTTTAAGGCTGCAGACGGTGAGACCGTAACTTCTGTTCGTACCATCAACAAAATCCGAACCTGGAAGCGTGGCAATTATCTGTTCATCATGATAAAAGCCAATGGTTTTTTGAAAAATATGGTCAGGATTATCGTTGGCACCCTGGTAGAAATTGGCGCTGGAAAACGTGATTGGCAATCATTGGCAACTGTTCTGGCAGCCAGGGACCGCAGGATGGCAGGTGTAACCGCTCCAAGTAAAGGTTTGGTGTTGAGGACAGTGTATTATTCTTCATCGCAGCCACCTCGTATTATTCGAACGTCGGGAACCTAAAATATTTTTTTGAAGCAGAATTGAACAAATCCCCTATTTTCCATTTTCTCACGGACAGGCGACCATTAACATGAGTTACGAATTATGAAACGCTATGCAATATGTAGCAAATGTTCACTTAGCCACATTTTCATCAGTGATTGATAGGGGATATCTCGTTTGTTTGCTTCTACTTTGATTTGCGCTAACATAGATTCCGGCAACCTTAGAGAGATCGCCTTAGTTGTTGGTTTCAGGCTAGGAAATACAGCTCGCTCTGCTTTGCTCCAGTCAAGATAGTCACTTGAATCATTTTCTTCCCAAAATGTCCTTTCTTCTGATTCAGTTTTAAATTTAGGAATTTTTTTCATAACTCTCCCTCTCTTTTTTATGCATAGGTCTAGCAGATATTACCCTGATTTTATTTGTTCGAATTGTGAAAGCTATATGTAGTTTTCGATTGTTATCAGTTCTGCCTAAAGCATGAAATCTCATCTCTTCTTGTGAGTGGGCTTTATCCTCAAGCAATAATAACGGCTGATTAAAAAACACTTGTTCCGTTTCCTCCCTTGAAACATTATGTTTGTCAGAACTCTTACATTCGTTGCCATGATCCCACTGGAACTGTTTGAGCTCTTTTATTTCTATCATAATTGTATATTAATACCATATACAGCGGTTGTCAATCTTTTGTTTTTGAATTATTGAAAAACTTTACCGCCGAACGTTTAAAATAACCCGCCTGCGTAGCAGGTCGGATTCATTGATTTAGTTGAG from Pseudomonadota bacterium encodes:
- the carB gene encoding carbamoyl-phosphate synthase large subunit; the protein is MPKRTDLKKIMLIGSGPIVIGQACEFDYSGTQACKALKEEGYEVVLVNSNPATIMTDPEFAHRTYIEPITAATVAKIIEVERPDALLPTVGGQTALNVGIELAENGTLARYNVELIGASLEAIKKAEDRQLFKEAMLKIGLDLPKSGHAHSMADAWEIIGEIGFPAILRPSFTLGGTGGNIAYNVADYERYVKWGLDLSPTHEILIEESIVGWKEYELEVMRDHHDNVVIICSIENIDAMGIHTGDSITVAPAQTLTDKEYQLMRDAAIQVIREIGVDTGGSNVQFAVNPDDGRLIIIEMNPRVSRSSALASKATGFPIAKIAAKLAVGYTLDEIPNDITKETPASFEPTIDYVVTKIPRFTFEKFPSSDATLTTQMKSVGEVMAIGRTMKESLQKAMRSLEIDSYGFDEQLPAEAYDNPADDILALVEEKLRVPGADRFWYIGDALRLGLPLEKVTELTGIDPWFIHHIKQIIDFESKIRAGDLAALDTETLKQAKEMGFADQRLAELLSVNEQDISDLRHKNYIVPVYKRVDTCAAEFEAFTPYLYSTYEREDESFPTEERKVIILGGGPNRIGQGIEFDYCCVHCSFALQREGFETIMVNCNPETVSTDYDTSDRLYFEPLTHEDVMQIVKTEQPFGVIVQFGGQTPLKLAASLEQAGVPILGTSPDSIDRAEDRQRFKELLDMLELRQPENGTAISVDDATRIADTIGYPVLVRPSYVLGGRGMEIVYDQDNLQRYMREAVKVSFDHPMLIDKFLHDAVEVDVDAVCDGQTVIVGGIMEHIERAGVHSGDSACSLPPYTLDDSVIRKIARQTRAMALELQVCGLMNVQFAVQGENIFILEVNPRASRTVPFVSKAVGLPLADLAVQVMVGKTLAEIGVEERLQPPWVSVKEAVFPFLKFPGVDTMLGPEMKSTGEVMGIDERFPAAFAKAQDAAGAPLPMNGCAFLSVHQKNGIEQVARDLLASGYTIKATAGTSAFLDHHGLANTLVKKKKEGRPNILDFLVNGEIDLVVNTPGDSRAREDSLYIRRTALDRGVAYFTTMSGAWAAAQAIKVIHDEELTIKALQDYH
- the truA gene encoding tRNA pseudouridine(38-40) synthase TruA, with the protein product MQAELQKLKLTIAYDGSAYHGWQIQPNGITIQETLQQVLATMTGESLTVYGSGRTDAGVHAWGQVAHIKTGTTIPLNGLWRGLNALLPDDIVIRSVEAMADDFHARKSAKAKTYLYCLDNGSQPNPLTRLYSWHIRKTLDIAAISRAADLLQGAHDFLSFKAADGETVTSVRTINKIRTWKRGNYLFIMIKANGFLKNMVRIIVGTLVEIGAGKRDWQSLATVLAARDRRMAGVTAPSKGLVLRTVYYSSSQPPRIIRTSGT
- a CDS encoding BrnT family toxin gives rise to the protein MIEIKELKQFQWDHGNECKSSDKHNVSREETEQVFFNQPLLLLEDKAHSQEEMRFHALGRTDNNRKLHIAFTIRTNKIRVISARPMHKKERESYEKNS
- a CDS encoding BrnA antitoxin family protein, with protein sequence MKKIPKFKTESEERTFWEENDSSDYLDWSKAERAVFPSLKPTTKAISLRLPESMLAQIKVEANKRDIPYQSLMKMWLSEHLLHIA
- the greA gene encoding transcription elongation factor GreA, with protein sequence MKPSEKVPMTKNGHIKLKAELHRLKTVTRHEVIHAIAEARAHGDLSENAEYDAAKEKQAFVEGRINMLEDHLGRAEVIDPSKIFGTDRVVFGVTVCLSDEESGEEISYQLVGEDEADIDHGKISISAPIARALIGKQLDDEIKVNTPGGIKIFTVMDITVE